tatgtgtgtgtgggtctgtgtggttcgtgggtgtgtatgtatgtgtgtgtgtgctggcgtgtgttgggtgtgtatgtatgtatgtgtgtggttctgggtgtgggtgtgtggctgtgtggtaTGTATTTGTGGGTGGTGGGATGTATggtgtggtatatatatatatatatatataatatatatatatatatataataatgtgaGGCTGTGCTGATAGTTAGTTTTCCTACTATTCTTGTTCCATTTGCCGTACAAATCTAGGAAAAGGGCTTTTGTCTGCGCCCTCCTCTGCATGGAACCTTTGCAAAAANNNNNNNNNNNNNNNNNNNNNNNNNatggtttgtgtgtgtgtggtgtgtgtgtgtgtgtgggtgtgtgtggtgtggtgtgtgtgtgtgtgtgtgtgtgtgtgtgtgtgtgtgggtgtgtgtgtgtgtgtgtgtgtgtgggtatatgtggtgtgtggggtCGTGTGTCGTGGGtggtgtatgggtgtgtgtgctggcggtgtgtgggtgtggatgtatggtgtgtgtgtgttgctgggtgtggtggtggctggtgtgtatgtatgttggtGGGTGTGgatgtagtgtgtgtatatatatatatagtatatatatatataatatatatattatatataatgtgaGGCTAGTGCTGATAGTTAGTTTTCCTACTATTCTTGTTCCATTTGCCGTACAATCTAGGAAAAAGGGCTGTTGTCTGCCGTCTCCTTCTGCATGGAACATCTTTGcaaaaagacttgaaattaTTGAACTTATTTCTTAAAGcttttaaatccagattgaGAGAACCTGAAATGACCcgtttacattgtaaatgtttttaattatctgTGTTGTAtcacttttataaatgtaattgattgtgtttttgcctgcctcttggccaggactcccttgaaaaagaggtttttaacctcaacgggactttcctggttaaataaaggttaaaataaaataaaaaaatgattctgTAATGCGAGCTCACACCCTGATGTCTCCCTGTGGACAGACATGTCTCCCAAGGTGGCCGTTGTAACCGGTAGCAACAAGGGCATCGGGCTGGCCATCGTCCGAGCCCTCTGCAAAGAATACCAAGGAGACGTGTACCTGACCTCCAGAGACGCGTAGGTAGCACACACCTggacacacctgcacacacctgcacacacctgcacacacctgcacacacctggacacacctgcacacacctggacacacctggacacacctggacacacctggacacacctggacacacctgcacacacctGGACACACCCTGCACCCATGCCACACCTGACACTTCCACTGCAACACCTGGAACACACCTGGACCACTgcacacacctgcacacctAGCACACACCTGGCACAACTACCtgacacacctgcacacacctGGCACACCTGCACACCCTGgtaacacctgcaccacctgcaCACACCTGACACCCTGCACACCCTGACACACCTGCACCCACTCACACACCTGGACACACCTGGACACACCTGGACACACCTGCACCGCAACACATTCTCTGTGTTTTagctatttattttttcttaaccTTTCCTGAAACCATTAAACTCAgcgtttattattattattgtttaatgGAAAAGGAGAAATGAAGCTTTATGAGccattgtttgtggttgttgacCCCGCtggatttaaagaaaaaggatCACGCATTGGTAATGCAGTGTGCTTTCacacttctttttaaaaatttggaGCCATGTTATGTGTGTTAAGTGTtaataattaactttttttttttttttaaccctggtGGTTATTTCATtctgctgcttttaaaatgttgtcttATTGTTGTAATTCTTGGCCTACGTatcagggatcttcaacagggggtccggggccCCTAGGGGGGTACTCCAGAGTCAGTGcaggggggggttagggttaggatcgGATTTGCATGAGACTAAAGTGGATTCTGGGTCCAAACCTTTTCCTCTTCCTGCAGAAGCCGCGGCGAGGACGCGGTGAAGACGCTGGCCGCGGACGGACTGAAGGCCGCGTTCCACCAGCTGGACATCGACGACGTAAACAGCatcgccgccgccgccgcctaCTTCAAAGACAAGTACGGAGGAGTGGACGTCCTCGTCAATAACGCCGGGATAGCATTCAAAGGTAGAATCACAATATTACATTACACTGCGCtggagccacacacacactagtgttAAAATATGTTAATATCAGTACTGTCACTTTAAATCCAATTAACCGAATACTGGTGTTAAATTAGTATTAAATTACTTATTTATCAGTATTGGCATTGAAATCATATTGAAGTATAATTTGACCCATAATTACTTTTAATATTAAGAGTATTAGCAATAGGGTTGAACCATTATGGCTAAAATTACAATCACAGTCATTTTTGCTCAATTATTTGcttgttatgttatttttttttaattattattattttttttacaattgatcAATTATTCAGTTTTaactaaacatattttttagtAAGTAGTCTcataaaaaaagtgtgtttccacATTGTACTCTTTAAATATTGCCActaatgtacatgttttttaaatcaaattgtcCCTTTTcacattaaatgttttattctttaaataaaaaataaataaaaataagcgTATGCTTCAGTATGTTCATAATGGTTTTAAAGCGTTAAAGccaaataaaaaggattcagttggcactttaaatgcaaagcATCAATGGTGaatgtgcatttatttatttatgacatATTTATGCTTTTTGAACTACCAGTGTGCttttatttctgcattttttcatCCAAAATAGACGTGAAAAATTAGCATaaatgactcttttttttttcttctttttttttgctgacgtttattttattttattttattacttaaTTAGACAGGGACAATGTGCtttaattaacattgctgtaaatgccccagaattagccaaaaaaagctgtttttcatccgttgtccctggacaagatcttaaaattgtctccctaaaaagcaaaaataagaacaatacaaatataaaaagtagtaaaacagataaaactcttcaaatcctgttgataaaaatacagtttacaaatgtaatacagacattaggggaggaagaaaataaaaataaatccttaTTGGAGCAGCGATTATTAATTGAAGGATACTGTCGATAAGGAGGACACAGTGAcatcatctgtctgtctctgtctcttcagGGGCGGACCCGGCTCCGTTCGCGGTCCAGGCCGAGGTGACCCTCAAGACCAACTTCTTCGCCACCAGAGACATGTTGACCCACTTCCTGCCGCTCATTAAAGCTGGAGGTAAGGACGCACACCTGGACCCGGTTAACCCTCCGCCCGTCTTAATGAACCGCTCAGTGCAGGGCTGTAGGACTCGAGTCTGGTCTTGGACcccgagtccggactcaagaccatTTTTCTGTGGTCTTgtactcgctagtatttggactcggtctttgtcttggactcgaaccattttggactctgtcttgacttggactcgactagtcctggtctcggactcgctagtatttggtctcggacttgtctcggccactggtcttgccagatacGGCTTTTGGGCTTCTGGTCTGGGGACcgaccccccccgcccccagcCCCCCGGTCTTACCTCCCCGGCCCCCCCCACCCGAGCCCTAGCCCCCCCACATACATGTTTGGCCACGCCCCGGAAAAGGGAAACCCAAATGATTGTGCTGGAGACGCATAGAGACCTTTATTcagtcctggactcggtcttgactcggactcaccTCTTGACCGGTCGTGACTCGACAAACTCTTCcttgactcggtcttgactgGACTCAATTAGTCCTGTCTTGGGGTGTCTTGGACTCGGACAaagtggtcttgactacagccctggctCAGTGCACAACGTGGTGTCGGTGTCGTGTGGGTGtcgtgtcgtgtgtgtgtgtgtgtgtcgtgttttGGTGTGTCgtgtcgtgtgtgtgggtgtggtgtgtgtgtgtgtgtggtgtgtggtgtggtgtgtgtgtgtgtgtagtgtgtcgTGGTGTAGTGTGtcgtgtgtcgtgtgtgtggtcGTGGTGtgtcgtgtggtgtgtgtgggtcggtgtgtggtgtgtgtgtgtgtgtgtcgtgtggtgggtgtgtgtggtgtgtgtggtgaggtCGTGGGGTGAAAGTCTCCAGCTTGTGGGCTCCCCGTACTCTGGGCGGTGCAGGCGGCTCTCTGCCAGCGTTTCCGCAGCGACGACATCACGGAGGAGGAGCTGGTGGCGCTGATGCAGCAGGTCGACGCGCCCAGAGAAGGGCGAGCACCAGGAGGCCGGCTGGCCCGACACGGCGTACGGGACGTCCAAGATGGGACTCACGGTACGACCGGggttcaaaattaaaatgttattacatgTTAAAATTTGACCACTCAACAGATCACCATTGCTTTTTTTGGCTGGTGGGTAAAGCAAATCTACAAAGATAATTCCACATTTTGTCTGTCTCCACCCGTCTGTCTCCACCCGTTGTCTACAGTCTGTCTCACGTCTGTTTCTATCCGTCTTTTCATCTGTTCACCGTCTGTTCACCCGGTTGTCTCCCGTCGTCTCCACCCGTCTGTTCTATCCGCCTGTCCCACCCGTCTGTCTCCATCACAGTCTGCTGTCCACCCGCGCTGTTCCAGCCGTCTGTCTCCACCCGTCTGTTTCTATCCGTCTGTCTCCACCCGTCTGTCTCACCCTGTTCTTGTTTCTCCACCAGTCTGTTTCTATCCGTCGTCACCACCGTCTGTCTCCACCCGTCGTTTCACCGTCGTCTTATCCGTCTGTTCCACCGTCTGTCTCCACCCGTCTGTCTATGATTTGTTTCTATCGCCTGTCTCCACCCGTCTGTCTCCACCCGTCTGTTTCTATCCGTCTGTCTCCACCCGTCTGTTTCACCCGTCTGTCTCCACCCGTCTGTTCCATCATTTTGTGAcgatgttttgtcactttttcaatgtttgtctaCTTTtttgagccttttgaaattgttggggtttttccccaaaatttttaaagctttttttttttttacatgtcttttttttttttgtcactttttttttgcacttgtttttattgttattttttgacactttttcacattttgtcactattattgacatttgtctctttttcaatttttttttttttttttttttacatccgtCAACAGTTCtttatcaactttttttttctccaaatgctatgaTATTGagataaatgataaaaaaaacccaaatgcaATGAAAGGGGGAAACAATTATGATTTAAATTGTGAGGTGAGGAGCGTTGTTTGGAACCGTCCACTTAAGTGCTTCTCTAATaaagctgcacaattaatcgcaatttcatccaaattgcaatatggactagtaaaatatccaaattgcagggggggggaagggagggTCAAACCATTCTGAGTAAAGTATCGTGTTGCTGCGGAGACGTCCCGGTCTACAAACTGTGTCCCAGTGCAGACTCAAGAAGACATCTGTGTTTGGTGCAGATTCTCACATAAATCACACTataataattttacattttcttaattttaatattttttttaatgaaaatcagAATGATGATACACAattgatcattccctccaatatcgtgcatCATATCGCAAACGCaatatcagttaaaaaaaaaataaaatcacaatgaGACATTTTATTCTATATTATGtcttatatatgtgtatatctgtgttaTGTTATCATATTATCGTGCAGCCATATTCTCTAATGGCCATACATCCTTTCATAGAGGCATTAATTatacactctgtgtgtgtgtgtgtgtgtgtgtNNNNNNNNNNgtgtgtgtgtctgtgtgtgtgtctctgtgtgtctctgtgtgtctctgtctgtctgtctgtctgtctgtctgtctgtagacCCTGTCCATGATCCTGGCTCGTCGTCTGTCCAAGGAGAGACCACACGACGGGGTAATAATCCTCTAATCCATGATCTTTTTtaatcagaaccagaaccagatcTTCTTTTTAACCCCAGCAGCTTGTTTCAACAACGCAGGAATACAGTTAATGATGTTAGATACATTTCACACGCAGTAACGGTGCAGACGCCCTTCTCAGTCCTCAGCTGCTCTCTGCTTAGCTGTTGTCTTCGCCACGTTTTCCTACTTTTGAGGTTTTCCTGTAACAATGACATCGTTGGGGGTATAATTTACCACAACTCTGGGTCGTGATAATCTGCTACCCACAAAACCCGGCGAAGCACCATTCACTTTTTTATTCACCACATAGGACATGTCTGGAGCCAAACTTCAACTCTCAGCTCCTTCTAAAGGGGAACTACGCCCTTTTTATGGATTTACTGAACTGAACAGCTCTGGAGTCGTCtcgccgccccccccccgccccccgctgcttCACAGCCCTGCACACGCAGGCCTCCACGCCCCCATTCAGGAACCCACTAGCTAGAAGatcaaggtagcgatggagtttttcacactgtcGCCGTGGCTGAGCCGGCGAAAatagaagcagaaagctagAAAAGCATTGTCGCAGGaacggagaaagagagagcagacTGGCAGAAaaacggcagactgaccgagAGAGGAgccttcaacagggggtccgcgacccctagggggtccgcggaggtactgcatgggggtcgcgaacgTTTGGTTgattagtactttttttttataatccccccccccccccccctcccttctccccGCCcccctgcagttttttttccactaatgaaatgtctttaaatcacattaacatgaactcacACACtggtagtaaacagataaatggagcagaagatgtctttcagtcatcaatgccacatggcactataggaccagtttgatataccATGTATACATAtctataattagggggtcccccgCTCCacctcgccatcagtttgggggtccttggcctggaaaacgttgaagacccctggtctatagagaaatggccaaaactgcaatTCAAGGCTCCTCTGGTTGACACAGATTTAGTTTTGACTATTAATCTAATATTAATTTACTATTGCTTTGAGGTAGTTTTTTATTCCactgtttaacccttgttgtcgtcctcgggtcaaatatTGTccccttttgaaaaaaaacaaacaaaatctttATCGGGAAAGTGTCTTTTCAAGCattatttcagaaaaacaacGCGGATTGTTCCACACAATGATGAGCCCTCTGCTTtttaaatttggatgttttCGTTCAATTTATAGCATTCAAAAAACCGTTTTTATGTAAGAGCATCGGGGGGggaaaagtgactaaaatgttttaaaaagtttcaaaaacaCAGGGgcaaaaaaaccccacaaaaacatcaaaaggcaCAGaagaaaattgacaaaaacatcaggggAGAAGGCaacaaaggttttgaaaaagatcatcaaaaggtttcaattttgacccagaaaaacaaaaagacaacacaagggttaaaaagcgtcaacaaaagtgttatttttcgggaagacaacacaagggatgaCCCGTGTTCCtaaatcaatgttctttttaattccccaaaataacatgattgattccaacgctctttgccaagtacaaatctctactttcattaattttgggtcttattatattttatagcattgtaaaacaaagtgaagtgttgttgaaatagtattgagtaaaagttgacatattccagtctgtgattatcatcaacatccattcctttaattttagtctcaataattcctaatttctgcttttctaactcagacattaggcataatttcccattaatgaggtttattgaccataaattcgtcaaaagtgttgaaaaaagggacaaaaaagtaagaaaacattgatttaaaaaaagtaagaaaacatcgataaaaagcataaacaaaagtgttgattttcagttttgacaggaagacaacaccagggttaaaaagcgtcaacaaaagtgttgattttcgggaagacaacacaagagttaatggttgtgttgctttgtttttggtGGCGTCCTCCTTGCTAACATGCACCTTGTGTTGCTGGTGCAGATCCTGCTGAACGCCTGCTGTCCCGGCTGGGTGCGCACCGACATGGCCGGCTCCAAAGCCACCAAGTCCCCGGAGGAGGGCGCTGTGACGCCGGTCTACCTGGCCCTGCTGCCCCCCGGGGCCACAGACCCCCACGGGAAGTTCGTCTCTGAGAAAGAAGTCCAGCCGTGGTGAAAGGGTTAAaaggaacgtgtgtgtgtgtgtgtgtgtgtgtgtgtgtgtgtgtgtgtgtgtgtgtgtgtgtgtggtgtgtgtggtgtgtgtgtgtgtgtgtgtgtgtgtgtgtgtgtgtgtgtgtgtgtgtgtgtgtgtgtgtgtgtgtgtgtgtgtgtgtgtgtgtgtgtgtgtgtggtgtgtgtgtgtgttgtgtaggtgCGGTCCACGTTAGCACTAAATTGCCCAAACCTTCATGAAAAAACTCTTCTTTTCCAAAAATAACAATGCCCAtatatggaggaaaaaaaaaaatcactgatcTGGGTGAAAAATTATTGTGAAACAGTCACAAAATTCAGCACTACACCAATGTGACGGACATCAAACCAAAgactcaaaaataaataaaaagggggggggggggggggggggtcagtagCTCAGTTCATGGGAGTTGggttgccggttcaagtccctgtacggagTGGAGATGGATTGGTGGCGGAGAGATGCTACTTCACCTCCGGGCACTGCCCGGTGACCTTGAGCAGGCACTACCAACCCATAACCGCGAGATCGCTGGCCGcactgcaacccccccccccctcccccacacacacacactctgacatctctccatttccACAAACAGGtcctgagtatgtgtgtgtatttcagacctgtgtgtagtgattactaacaaacagagtgtaaactgttatcattattaatattaattccAGGGAACACTAATAATTTTgaatggtgtgtgtatgtgtctgctgGGTTATATGCAACAATAATCATGCATGAATATATTCATAAGTGCAAGCTAATCGCTGCCATTTTTGATAAAACTCCATTTAATCACTCTGCCTTCAATAAGAACAacatttctatatattttttttacttgtagaaatggatttttttttcataattaacTGGATGAGGCTCGAATGTTGTGTacccaaagaaaataaaatgaatttctttTTCTGGCTAGTTTGttgtattctttattatttaagTAGGTAAGACTCTAAAATCAGATTGATGGAGGTATAGTGACGCCTGGTGGCCCAGGtgggcgttttttttttttagaataaaattGATTTCTAACATTTTACATTGAAAGAGGAAATCCCCAAAGCTGAGGAAAAGCACAGGATCAGATGATCAGATGTGTTCAATATCCATAATACTGATATAAAGCTAAATAAATACAGGTTGCCTTTGATTTGCACCGTCTCTAGCTTGAAACTACAGTAGTAACTCCTGTGTATAGACACATTTATGgagaggtacacacacacacacacagccgacTATAAATGAAAGTATTCCTGAAGAAATAATTATAGAACTGGTCTTTATTTTATGATCCTGATATGATAAAGCTGtgtaacgcacacacacagtaaacccGGGATTCATCTGAGGTCTTCTCCGTCACTATCGTGGGATTTCTTTTTAGGGTTTTATCTCAAAACTTGATATTATGGTGAGTGTTTTAACTTTCCATTGCATGTATTCTCAAAGCTTTCTGTTGTATTTCTCATTCAGCCTGAGATAAAACCccatagcaaaaaaaaaagatctcccAAAAATGATGAACAAAAGGATTTCCCTACATGATttcaatgtatttattattatacaatGGTGCTCATatgtttatgaacccatgctaaagtggactaaaaagaggaagaacatttattgatttattcattcacaaagataaGGTCAgacttttcctatttttttttttaaattaaggcattaagatcaatttccaaaagatgttttttattcttttttttaagtcaactttagcatgtgtccatacacttatgagcaccactgtaacttatttattaaatatcaTCCATGTTATATTAAGTAGAATGAAGACAAACTGTTGGTTAGTGCTGGTGCTTTGGTCGTTTCTTTGCAAgctcaaattattatttattattatttgtcagTCCTCTAAAAAGCTGTTATAGAATAAGACAACATTGGTGCAATAGCCTGTTATCCTATAGGTGAATATGGAATTATTATATATGTTTGAATCTCCTTTCTATACTTTTTATACTGCATAATGCGTGATATGGACCTGTGTCTGCAATAAAAGATCAAGTTGACTGATTTCACTGCAGCTCTATGTAACTTAAGCTTTTACCCTGAGGTGTCTCGCATCGTCATCCGTCTCCAAAATGTCTTACATGTGCATGTGCACCTAGATTTTCATATCTTTCTCCATTACCTGAAGGAAATCCAAAATGCCCGGAGCACGTATTAATGCAAAGAAGGTCCGAATGAGAAATCTCACTCAGGTGGCTTCTTATTAGATAGAAACGTTGCTGTGGAAGTCCAGACTTTCTCTCTCATGCGTTCCCTCTCGGTCTGTTCTAGGTATTTGAGTCAATACCACAGCTGTGTGGGGCGGATGTACAGTAGGACTGTGGGAGTTGTAGTCCTGTCAGACGAATCTGATTACCTTGTAGATAAAAACTAATCCATGGAGcgagagggacagagacagagatggtAATCCTTTAATCCCTGCTATCTGCCGAGGGAAaccccatcacacacacatgcttcgATAATCCCAGTTTCCACCATCATCAACGGCTGTAATTGCTCACCAGCGATGCAATTCCTGTTTTATTGATCCTGCGGTGGGGAATTCCCTCAGATCTGACACAGAGATCAATACCTCCACTGTTCACATGCAGTACGGGACATAATTGAGTCGGCTTTTCTGATAGTAATCCACCTGAAcagatagagatatagatatTAAGACTAAAATATCACATATTGTGTTCAAATGAGGTTGAAAATAAAGTGGCAGCACATAAAACTTCTGAAAatcacattttcttcaaaacacaGAAATACGATCATGCATCGACACATTTTTACATGCAATTCACTGAAATGTATccagttttatttattcatttaaaaagtattcTTTTGACCAGACCACcagtttactttttatattttacctttatttttgCAGGCAAGTCATTAAAGCAACATTAGGGACTTTTCCAtcgtccccctacaggttggaccTAGGACCTGGGACTTGGGACCTAGGACCTGGGACTTGGGACCAAGGATCTGGGACCTAGGACCTGGGACCTAGGACCTGGGACTTGGGACCAAGGATCTGGGACCTAggacctgggacctgggaccTAGGACCTGGTAGCATAAACATTTCTCCTGAGACAACTGTTCTGTGGCGTTTGTCCTCAGgggaaaaatgcaaagacaaacaGTCGTCTTCTCCTTCATGGtggacacacaaagacagattcAGAAGTCCCTGAAAAGCGTTGTGAACAATCATATGAATAATCAACACATGCATATTATAGGAcatatgaaatcatgcttaaaaGTAGTAAAACCGTTCAATTAGTCAATTAGTACAATATTCGGACTGTGAGTCAGACTGGGAAAAGTGaagtaaagttaaaaatagCCCAGTGTGGATTAAACTTACGGAGCAATAACGCTCAGAGTCCGAGTCTATGCTCTGATGGACGTTCTGATGCATGAGCAGCACTCGCTGGCtgatatttgatatttaaaaGGTCAGCGTCGTCAAACACTTCAATGCAAATCCCCCGTATCTATTCCTATCCTCCTGAAAAGGCTCATTAAAACACGCCGTGCATCACCTGGATTTCCTCTCCTCGAACAAGCTGCTGGGAGCCAACCAGCTGATCCTCTGCACCTGCACCTGCTGGAAGTCATAAACCTCCTGCGTTGCGTTAATATCTAATGACCCGGTTGGGTACCACTGTCTGATTAGTCACTTTCGGGGTGCCATGTTGTGGACGATCATCCAGCCGCACACTGGCTGTGTAGTTTCAGCTCTAAATAAATCCATCAGGAGGAACCCTCCAGTGGGCTGGTGGACCCCGCTGCAGGGCATCTGGACCACAATCCATTTACAGAAAACTCATTaacatttactttatttatcaATTATTTAACCAACATTTTGCACATTAGTTGTTAATAAAGGGGCCTTGCATTTCTCTAATTAATTAGAGCCTGTAAGCCCCCTAACACATGGCTTATCAGAGAGTGGTAGCCCATGAAGGCTTGAACTTCCTGTCATGGCTCCGTATCACACCCGATAATTGCACTTTTCTGATAATCCTTCCTCAGCCTGCAGTTGTCCTCTTCTGATCAGTTCTTCTGGCAGCATGCGAGGACACGGCCATTCACACTAATCTTGTCAAATATTAAGATTTAAGCTTCTTAACGttttctacatttttcttttcattgatAAGTTTGTTCCTCGCAGCCTGGGATTAGACGCTCTGTTTATATTTAGGGAGCGCAGTTTGCAAACCTTCTTAAACTGTCAGCCGTTATTTAGACATGAGTGTGTGCTACATCCCGGGATGTGGTCTCCAACTGAAGACtgttagtaaagtaaaaaagaagaaactgttgaatttaaaatgtgattGTTTGTCATGACTGTAGGTTTAATTTTCCAGTGATGATTTTTCTTCTTGGATCATAATCTCCTTCTGTGTCTAAGACTAAGTCAACTTAGACTACGTTGATTTTGAAGTTGGTTCTCCCTTTAAAACAGACCtcgtttaaaggtcccatgacacggtgctttttggatgcttttatatagaccttagtggtccctaatactgtatctgaagtcttttatatagaccttagtggtcctaatactgtatctgaagctctttttatatagacctaggggTCCActatactggatctgaagtctcggttttataagaccttagtggtcccctaatactgtatctgaagtctctttatagaccttagtgattcCACAactgtaatctgaagtctctttataagaccttatggtccctaatactgtatctgaagtctct
This window of the Etheostoma spectabile isolate EspeVRDwgs_2016 chromosome 17, UIUC_Espe_1.0, whole genome shotgun sequence genome carries:
- the cbr1 gene encoding LOW QUALITY PROTEIN: carbonyl reductase [NADPH] 1 (The sequence of the model RefSeq protein was modified relative to this genomic sequence to represent the inferred CDS: inserted 4 bases in 2 codons); translated protein: MATCFLFRVCALTLRGKTPAFLPFFVSQFSAQHSHSPCSSTSTGTLDSTGPASDMSPKVAVVTGSNKGIGLAIVRALCKEYQGDVYLTSRDASRGEDAVKTLAADGLKAAFHQLDIDDVNSIAAAAAYFKDKYGGVDVLVNNAGIAFKGADPAPFAVQAEVTLKTNFFATRDMLTHFLPLIKAGGRGVKVSSLWAPRTLGXVQAALCQRFRSDDITEEELVALMQQVXTRPEKGEHQEAGWPDTAYGTSKMGLTTLSMILARRLSKERPHDGILLNACCPGWVRTDMAGSKATKSPEEGAVTPVYLALLPPGATDPHGKFVSEKEVQPW